In the Sulfobacillus thermosulfidooxidans DSM 9293 genome, TTTCGAAGGTATTTGCCTTTTGGACTACAAGTCTTTGCCGTGACCTTAATTTTGGGAACGCTTTATATTGCCGTGGTGGCTTAGGTCAGAATTCGGACTAGAGGGTATTGGGCTTGCAAGAAAGGGGCAGATTATGCAGACCGTCATGTTAACGGCAGACCAATTGGATCAAGCGATTGCGGCTTTAAAGCAGGGCGAGGTGGTGGCTTTTCCCACCGAAACCGTTTATGGTCTTGGGGCTGATGCGACCAATGAACAAGCCTGCCAAAAAATATTTCAAGCGAAAGGGCGCCCGGCTGACAATCCTCTTATCGTTCATGTTTTAGATCAAGATGGATTAGAAGCGGTTACGGGCGGTCGTGTTCCGTCAACAGCCCGTATTCTCGTCGAAAAGTTTTGGCCAGGACCTTTAACCGTGGTGGTCGCATCCAATGATAAGATCCCCCTCTCGGTGCGAGGAGGAATGCCAACGGTGGCCGTGAGAGCCCCAAGTCATCCCATTGCCCGGAAATTGATTGAAGGGCTAGGCCGTCCCATTGCAGCACCGAGTGCGAACCGATCGGGACGCCCCAGCCCCACGCGAGCATTAGATGTTTTTCACGATTTACAGGGACGGGTTCCTTTTATTATCGATGGGGGAGAAAGTTTTGTTGGCTTGGAATCGACGATTGTCGATTGTTCATTGCCTGAACCGGTCTTATTGCGCCCGGGATTTATTGGGCTTGAGACGTTAGAATCGGTATTAGGGCAAAGAGTGTTATTGCCCGGGGCTCATACACCGCATAAGGCACCGGGCATGAAATACCGTCATTATGCGCCCCAAGCTCCGGTAATTTGGATTAATATGAGAGAGGATCGTCGTATTGAGGAGACATTATCACACCTCAAACAGGAATTTGACCCGGTCGCGCTCTTAGCTCCTCAAAAATGGCAAGACTACCCGGTGTCATTCTTCCGAGTTTTGGGAGAAGGGGTAGACGAGGTGGCTCATGAGTTATTTACTGG is a window encoding:
- a CDS encoding L-threonylcarbamoyladenylate synthase — protein: MQTVMLTADQLDQAIAALKQGEVVAFPTETVYGLGADATNEQACQKIFQAKGRPADNPLIVHVLDQDGLEAVTGGRVPSTARILVEKFWPGPLTVVVASNDKIPLSVRGGMPTVAVRAPSHPIARKLIEGLGRPIAAPSANRSGRPSPTRALDVFHDLQGRVPFIIDGGESFVGLESTIVDCSLPEPVLLRPGFIGLETLESVLGQRVLLPGAHTPHKAPGMKYRHYAPQAPVIWINMREDRRIEETLSHLKQEFDPVALLAPQKWQDYPVSFFRVLGEGVDEVAHELFTGFRELDNKKPGAIVVIWPEDDSGVGLAIANRLGKAASRQVKE